A region from the Pseudomonas promysalinigenes genome encodes:
- a CDS encoding DUF4214 domain-containing protein, which yields MQYDSPQSSSDLQDTLTAESANLSENTIAAISSLLNLDTVETVNIAGIEGNVVQLPTSGQADVVIGEVEGAKGDQVVVDLAAAEAAGVSAYVLQSDANLVVDLQGQAAAGDVQTFAAAIAPAAVDTSAIELVVATGNGDDVITVKGDQNTLIDAGDGNDTIVTGNGNNTVIAGLGNNNVTTGSGDDTIILSGSNHADIVNAGAGYDVVQLDGSRDDYTFTVGNNFNVNLTGNQTAAITDAEFLTFVNGDTTETVALAHSDEEAAALRLYQGILGRDADLAGAKNFVEAVNAGVSLTDIANTFLNSSEFAGANNATDINELYNALLGRNAEEGGTQVWQEVLAAGGSLADVAAAIAVSAEAQELDASNATFVNDLYSNVLGRDAEEAGLNAWVEALFNGASRAEVAKAIVGSAEATDKSNSDFVDSLYQSALGREADTAGKAAWTEALAAGVSHADVALGIVGSAEAADHIDNVVVLHGQV from the coding sequence ATGCAATACGATAGCCCTCAGTCGAGCAGCGATCTGCAAGACACCCTGACCGCCGAAAGCGCCAACCTGTCCGAAAACACCATCGCTGCCATCAGCAGCCTACTGAACCTGGACACCGTTGAAACCGTAAACATCGCTGGTATCGAAGGTAACGTTGTTCAGCTGCCGACTTCCGGCCAAGCTGACGTCGTTATCGGCGAAGTCGAAGGCGCTAAAGGTGACCAAGTCGTCGTTGACCTGGCTGCTGCCGAAGCCGCTGGCGTTAGCGCCTACGTGCTGCAGAGCGATGCCAACCTGGTTGTTGACCTGCAAGGTCAAGCAGCTGCTGGCGACGTTCAAACCTTCGCTGCTGCCATCGCTCCAGCTGCCGTTGATACTTCGGCGATCGAGCTGGTAGTTGCAACTGGCAACGGTGACGACGTCATCACTGTCAAAGGCGACCAGAACACCCTGATCGACGCTGGCGACGGCAACGACACCATCGTGACCGGCAACGGCAACAATACCGTTATCGCTGGCCTGGGCAACAACAACGTGACCACCGGTTCGGGCGATGACACCATCATCCTGAGCGGTAGCAACCACGCTGACATCGTCAACGCCGGTGCTGGCTACGACGTCGTCCAGCTGGACGGTTCGCGCGACGACTACACCTTCACCGTCGGCAACAACTTCAACGTCAACCTGACCGGCAACCAAACTGCCGCCATCACTGACGCTGAGTTCCTGACCTTCGTTAACGGTGACACCACCGAAACTGTAGCCCTGGCTCACAGCGACGAAGAAGCAGCCGCCCTGCGCCTGTACCAAGGCATCCTGGGTCGTGACGCTGACCTGGCTGGCGCGAAGAACTTCGTTGAAGCTGTCAACGCTGGCGTTTCGCTGACTGACATCGCTAACACCTTCCTGAACTCCTCCGAGTTCGCCGGCGCCAACAACGCTACCGACATCAACGAGCTGTACAACGCTCTGCTGGGTCGTAACGCTGAAGAAGGCGGCACTCAGGTATGGCAAGAAGTGCTGGCTGCTGGCGGCTCGCTGGCTGACGTCGCTGCTGCTATCGCAGTATCGGCTGAAGCTCAGGAGCTGGACGCTTCCAACGCTACCTTCGTGAACGACCTGTACTCCAACGTACTGGGCCGTGACGCCGAAGAAGCTGGCCTGAACGCTTGGGTAGAAGCTCTGTTCAACGGTGCAAGCCGCGCAGAAGTTGCCAAGGCCATCGTTGGTTCGGCTGAAGCTACCGACAAGTCCAACAGCGACTTCGTCGACTCCCTGTACCAGTCCGCTCTGGGTCGCGAAGCCGACACAGCTGGCAAGGCCGCATGGACCGAAGCTCTGGCTGCAGGCGTTTCCCACGCCGACGTCGCCCTGGGCATCGTTGGTTCCGCCGAAGCTGCAGACCACATCGACAACGTCGTTGTACTGCACGGCCAGGTGTAA